The Gigantopelta aegis isolate Gae_Host chromosome 3, Gae_host_genome, whole genome shotgun sequence genome segment AATAAATCGtttttaaacagtaatttcTATACTAGCGTTAGCAAAAGCTCAACAAATTATGTTTTCCATGTTTATGGTTACATATTCCAATAATGtatttacatagagaataactagttaatgacgtatgatatcggctttatcgtGTAAAGGTAAGAATGGAAATGGGAATTTTttattcggcctgaacaggataaagccgatatcctacttcattaactagttattatctataTCCTGCTGGCAATAAAACTTTAggggaaaatatattatttgtgttatttcagccacattgtatcTGTAGAGGTAAAAACAGCGATTTTATCATGTAGCTATACGTGTGCGGTCACTAGAGTGACGTCAAAATTCATATAATCTGCTTGTATacctttatgactttgctttaatcggtcGTCATAACTGGTCAATAGAAACaatggttgcaggataaatataaaaatattgacaaGAAGTTGGATATGACGACTATGTagctggttgaataaagtactgCACTCTTCTGTATACAttaaatgcatatattttaTGGTAATAATTTGTTGGCACATTTAGTTGATCGACGGCCTtgtaataaatcaaaacaatatcAAATTTAATAGACGTAATAGAAACGTGACATACACAACAATTAAGAATATGTCATTGATTGTTGCAGATCGGTGTCCTTTTCAGACTTTGTAGTCTTAACTGTTATTAccttgcatgtcaaacattatttCTACAAAACGGCCATTTTGAATGGTAAGAATGTTGCAATGCTAAGACTGTATTACAGGATTACATGGTTCTACAGCATTTGAAATCCATTGTTCATTTAAGAGTAGACAATTATAGCTCAGTCTCCTGTACAGATACTCTGGTGGTGACTGCCTGATTCATTATGTGTAATACATActgtaaaaaacccaacaacaacaaacaaacaaacaatacacaaaccaggcccgtacgcagaaatttatatggtgtgtgtgtgtgtgtgtgtgtgtgtgtgtgtgtgtgtgtaatcgaCGCgtaatgaccccccccccccccccccccccccccccctcgaatttttaaaaaatctacaatgcatgagatgcattttcctgcattctaggAATTAAATTTGAAATGATGATCATCAACAAACCCACTTACCTATTACAATTAATGGCCCATAAACAAGGGTCGTAACCAATACAGCACGGCGCTCcgttttcacaaataaaaccGATTTTGTGTCCAGAGTCCTGAGGGCAGACGTCGTGTCCAGGATGCCCACAAAATTCACTTCCTCTATTACATGCTgcaaacaaaagttaaaagtaaaacatttgtttttatttaacgataccactagagcacattgatgtcgaacatttggtaattgcgaTACATAGTCTGAAAATTTTTCCACAAgaagaaagggatcttttatatgaactttcccacagacataacggcacataccacggtttttgataaacctttaaaaacacaatcagagaaATGGTCCACCGAGTGAATTCGCTATAAAACAATCAGTAGAAaatcagttattaaaattaaactacagtgaaacccctctgaATCGGACACTCTTGTGACCAAaacaaatgtccggttttaagagggatccggtttagaaaagttaagttctgtcctggtttttataAAGggactaccggcctcggtgacgcagtggttaagcccggtaacggctccaacccagagcgagttcttaaaggcatattgtcacagaccactgacctattacatggcctaacagaatattacttaaatatatatatatttgatttgtccctaaatatactttattcaaccatctacgtaaccaccatacaccacttattaatgatattttgtaaaaataattgaattatggcaatggtccataattcaaaaactaacattgctgagagagttgacatggatttcactccatcatatAGTGCAGTTAAAGTGAtacaatagctagatttggtctgtaaaaattaatgtaattttgatatattattcatttttagagcaataaggtccttaaatctgtgacagtatgcctttaagggctcagtgggtaggtgtaaggccactacaccctcttctctctcactaaccattaaccaactaacaactaatccactgtcctggacagacagcccagatagctgaggtgtgtgcccaggacagcgtgcttgaaccttaattggatataagttgaaataagttgaaataaataaataaataaataataaaaagggaCACTGTAAAACGCCCGGTTTTGAGGGTTTTGAgatgtttcactgtatatacaattaacaacaaaatatacatgtatttccaatgtaatataaaatatggaCAAGTTCAAAGTTCAAACAGTAACACGCTCACTCCCATACTCCCTAAATATAATcctaactatataatataatactctCAACATGCATTGGATAATTAAATAAGAATACATCAAAACACCATGCATAACAACAGAAGAAAACAATTTCGTAGACACACTAATCATGCAGAATTAGcttagtttaataataatattatatataatgttttgcaatttggtaaatgtgattaaataaaagaaaactcgtgATTTTTGAAGTCAAACCAGACACTGGATTTagttgatgttttatttatcagtaTAAGTAATAGGAGCGTATTTTTAGTACAAGATAAAATGCGTAAATGTCATGTCACCAAATGCagcttgtattttaaaatacaatgcaGTAGTACCAAATTGCTAGACTGTTTTGTCTTAGTGTGTAATTATGCCTGTCACTCCCGCCTTGCCTGGCCTGGTCcttataaaacgtttacagtctagactcaatctccaatgacgtcacatacatacaatttgtatggcgttgtcatgacattactgtctcagacgcTATTAGACTCAGAGTCTCGAGTCTGGTGCTcataaaacgtttaaagtctgaACTCGAGACGTGAACGTCTAGACTTGAGACTAATaaagtctgagacactaatgtcatgacagcgccatacaaactgtatgtgtgtgacgtcattggacAGAGACCAACATGTTTTTAAGAGCTACATAATATTATGCcaatattatgtgtgtgtttatatgtgtgtgtttgtgtgtgtgtgtctgtacatATCTCAATATAACAACTACTTACGAATAACCATTTGGCTATGAACTCTGTGACTGAAAACGGCCAATACGACCAACATCGCCAAGATACGACACGTGGACATGATGAGCTAAAACAAGTTGCACAGTTCTGTCAAACAGTATAGTGACACTGTTCTGGCGCAGACATTTATATAGCAACATTCTACAAAATTATAACATGTTATCAATTCCATATAATTACATAGTAAAATAACAGCAATCACCTAAATGTATATCGGATTAATGACTGGGAAAATTGGTGTAAACGTATGTTACCGTTttaaaacaggaaaatatcaaacattatctttataataattatattctgtTTAGTAGTTGGTGTTATCCTCTCCAATGGTTGTTTAACGgtattttaatactttatttgtttgtttaacaacactttaATACTTTATTTCCTATTCTAAGCGGTAATtctcccccaccaccaccatcatcctCACACTCGGGGGTCAAATCTGACATTTGTGAAGAGCGCAGTAAACTTCACGAGAGCAGCGCACCGTCCACTTACATTTTTTTCTGTCTGCTATTTAAGCAATGATAGAAAAGTAATGTAGCCATGCTTGTTCaaagtaaacattatatatacatatttaaatattattgtctTAATTCATGATGATCTTATTCGTGTTAAAACATACAGACTGCATCATATTCAATGATAGGAAATTAAAATGTTGCGCGTGTGCGATTTGTGTGGAGGGGTACTAATCTTCCTTATTCACAGAAGGGGTAGATAACTCTTCTAGTTCACCACCAGCACCATCAGTATCTCCCGGAATAGATCCAGGGATGAAGGGGTGGAGGACTAGCTATCTACAAGAAAGGGCTAGCTATATACACGTCGCtcatactggggggggggggggggcaggataaATCCACCACACCTATGTATACATTCCCATGCGTTGCATGGGTTACATctggtaataaaatatgttcatttcatttcactctatatcaatttattattcaGGCACGTTCGTCCAGGTCTCAACTGCAGTTTTAtagggttgttttgttttgttgttgttgaggggggggggggggggggggggttgcttaAAACTACATGGTGTTTAGAAATAACCAAAACGTCTggcaaaatttatttaaatataattagttCATTTCAAAATAAGTACCTACAGGGTGCATTAGACAGTAATGGTAAAACCACCTAACACCCTTAAAGTACATCCTAAACaatgtcatcctaatgtttcaGTTTGCAAGCACAATAATACCTGATATACTGATACTAGTTCATGTCTAATGATAGCAGTCTGCCACATATCACTCCAATGGCAGAGGTGGCAGTATTTAATGCGCTATTTAATGTTAGATAGACTTAGAACTTTGAGCCGATGACATGCCTGTTAGAAAGCCTACAATTATTGGTAAGACCTATTTTGAATCCACCTCGTCTGGAGATATAACAcaccacaatttaaaaaatagatgcTTTTTTGGCTGCATTGTTGGGCATTTTGAAGCAGAAATTTATAACACAAATCACTTTCCCTACATATATCGCCGAAACGTTGGGAGAAAAATGTAACGAAAGTGATTTGTGTTTAAACCGTGTCTATTTGGGGGATTTTCGTATAGTGTTTTATTAAGAAATTTATGAGTTTTTATATCATAGGTTGTCGATATTACAATTCGAGCAGGATTAATAACACCATCCTGTATCTGGCATGGAGGAAGCAAGTAAATATTGGAGTGGTATAACTTACTGATATCGAGGGTATAGTATACTCCACCGGACAATTTTTAAAACCAGATATTCTGAAGTGCAGTTTGCTGTATTCTAAAAGTAAAGTTCATGTGGTCAATGTGTGTAAATGCGGCACTTTTAAGGCTCACacagactggatgcggcgcgtgcgtgcggtctggCTAACAAAATGGAAATACATCagtttcaatgagagcgtctagacttAATGAGTGCGATGCATGCGTCTGCGAAacgcataagcgtacgagacaggggcgggaggggggggggggggggcaactgtcccctagtgctggagcaaaacctcaaattcgagcaaaatgatatcaatattcgggcaaaatgtgctaacctgagacctttttaccatattTTCCCATCATTCtgccctcaaaattagttgtaaaaatgcgtagtgattcgtttgcaaccctatatagctgtttggtagtaatgctaatatgaatatatgttgttattcagattttgGCATTTTCTTTGGgtaaaagccagcctgcccccctacaaaaatgggagctcgtATGCCTATGGCAAAACGTATACTGCAAAAATAGCATGTGGTGTATATACCCAAACTGCAAGCGGCAGACGCATCAGATACAACAGTCGGTCCgagccgcatccagtctatatgaacctttagatgcatttttttttcacgAAATTTAATTTCTATATCCATGCACGTGTATACGCTGAATATATTAACACACAGCCATGTAGCAATTTGTAggatcaaatgaaataattccTTACAATGAACATCTGTACCATCCAATTACATTATTCGCTACAATTACAGTCGCCTACTATATCATGAATAATAGCACACGTGCACACAAAACATCTataattttacaattaattacttttaagtTACTCTGTagaattttgaatatttttttttacctgaaCTGGTTCTTGGGCATGCTTCCACAGAAAAGTTTCAAATGCAATTTCGTACATTATGCCATTAACATTCACCATGACAAATGCTGATAAATGCCAATTAATATCTGAGAATGTGGATATTTTTGctgggtggggtttttgttgttggttttgttgtttgtttgggggttttttgttgttggtttttgttgttggttttgggggatttttttgtttctttcttttgtctttttaaaaaaaatacaaaatcaggCCAAATATTGGTCAGGCCGAAGCCTGACTAGCCTTACCTCTTCCTACGACCTTGGATGAAATACTATTTAATACAAGTACACGCGGTGATCAATCCATCGTacttcaggctggtaggcaccGGGTTCGTATCCATGTATCGGCTCCATCCTGAAGTAAGAGCAGAGCTTATTAGTGGGAATACATTAGGCTATTGGGCAACCTTTCTTCTCATTTAGCACGTTTAACTtctctcctggacagacatcagCATGGAGAACAATTAGAACGATTCATGTTCAATATTTGGCTTTCTcagttaataaatttaataattgcAGTCAAGTGGGCGGGGTGTAGCcgagctcagtggtaaaacttTGAGATGATGTGCCGGAAGATACATTTTCACTCGGTAGATCCGTTGGCTTTTGGTTTTTACCGGTTCCAAAGATCGTGGTgtgtgatatcctgtttgtagatacctgaaaataaaaaacgtccttgctgctattcggtagcagtagcagcagcttATGTAGCAGCAGCGAATTTCATGTTTCACTTGGTAGTCAAATTATTGCAATAATCATTATTAGATACTAAACAGACATagatttaaaatgtgctgaggacTAAATAGTAGTAGTGTTACACATTCGTGAGGTGACCAAATAGCTTTTCTCTTAACTAAAGTCAAAGACACAAAACGCATACGAAATAATGTCGAAAGGGCTTGGTAAATACCATACACAACAATCAGTATAGGTTGACTATAAAAGTTTATCCACCCAAAGCTTCACTTTGCTGTTATATAAACGTCAGCATACCATTTGCACAATTGTTATCGtttagtgtaaaaaaaaaaaaacccacaaaacccccacaaaaaacctacaaaaataaaatgatatatatatatatatatatatatatacacacatacacatacacatacacatacacatacacatacacatacacatacacatacacaacatctagatatataataatatatatagatatatatatatattatatatattatataatataatactggtggttatcattaaatttcatgtttcgtcgaagggcgtgaaactcggagtaatagCCGTAGGACaaaaagtgcaatatatatgtatatatatatatatatatatatatatatataatatatagatatatatatatatatattatatcttatAACtcacccatgatatccatgtcataaacccatgtgataattttagtgtattaacccggttaataatggtatgcaaatttgcacggtctctaggtaatgtgttgctgtggatgggtcatttgcttacaagccaataAGACCTGTGTATaagagcgtaacgttttcaaagatgtagttaaaatgcgtgacgtcaaactaatttgtgctaatcgtgatgacgtcatattaccgatggcggcgactttagtactgtgatttacaatttttttttttttttaaatgttattttagaagtgtaaattgaattcgctactcgtgttttttaatatgtaaaatatcaacctcgtctagttaatcggtattacCGATTAACACAGAATCGGTtggtattttccatattaaaaacactgctgacgaatctctctctctctctctctctctctcctctctctcctctctctctctctctctctctctctctctctctctctctctctctctctctctctctctctctctctctctctctctctctctctctctctctctctctctctctctctcttttggaCCGGAAACTTTTAAatagggaattccctttttagttttactgcagttagcgccttttatttactgatgtcatatatgatttacaaattacgtcacgtcatatttgaaacattacacaaggctgccgcaagGTGAGATTCTTAACGCtaataaatccatgaaaggagttttgatcttagatttaacaaagtgttgttatgacgttaaattaaaaaatgtttttgtaaaacataaaagaaggtatgtaataaatacgcggtctcgtggtatatattcttgcgcaaaataaactcgtgcaataaataggaagcgaaaacaacgtacgTGAAGTTccgtatataattatatatagttatagggaataactgattactgtcttaagatatcggctttatcctgctcaggtcgattGTGATTTATATACGTTTTTacgtttacagattatattttaaacatataaaatggcgaaattataattcatttctgctatatctactgatataatactAGCGCCGacatgatacatccctccgcCCCTAGCACATAAATATAACTCTCTCA includes the following:
- the LOC121392212 gene encoding uncharacterized protein LOC121392212 — translated: MSTCRILAMLVVLAVFSHRVHSQMVIPCNRGSEFCGHPGHDVCPQDSGHKIGFICENGAPCCIGYDPCLWAINCNRPSLPSGMQFGMRPGIKVDDKDADEVED